Proteins from a single region of Thermococcus alcaliphilus:
- the gcvPA gene encoding aminomethyl-transferring glycine dehydrogenase subunit GcvPA translates to MGKHYIPNSAHKEEMLREIGFKSIEDLFSDVPKGFVKEFNLPEGKSEYEVFLEMNEILSKNKTVLEMPTFLGAGAYFHYVPAHVKYLIERSEFITSYTPYQAEISQGMLQALFEYQSLIGELVGLEIVNASMYDWGTALGEAARMAARVKKKNKFVVPKHLHPERNKVLKTFVEGADMEIKYVKWNEKGQIDLEDLKEKVKDAAGVYVELPNFFGIIEEQVKEIGEIAHENDALFVVGVDPTILGVIEAPGNLGADIVVGEASFLGSALNFGGPRAGIFATKNERALVRQMPGRIIGMTKDAEGKRAFVMTLQTREQHIRRAKATSNICSNEALVAVAAAIHLASLGPKGLQKLGEIILKNTAYFKKRLSEVAEIPFDAINFKDVPAKFEIPYSVIHERLLEKGIHGGFYLKPHFPELGESVLLAVTETTRREWIDALIENVREIINEAEL, encoded by the coding sequence ATGGGTAAACACTACATTCCAAACTCGGCACACAAGGAGGAAATGCTTAGAGAGATTGGCTTTAAGAGCATTGAAGATCTCTTCTCTGATGTTCCGAAAGGCTTTGTCAAGGAATTTAATCTTCCAGAAGGCAAGAGCGAATATGAAGTTTTCCTTGAGATGAACGAGATTCTCAGCAAAAACAAGACTGTCCTTGAGATGCCAACTTTTCTTGGTGCTGGGGCTTACTTCCACTATGTACCAGCTCATGTAAAGTACCTCATAGAGAGGAGCGAATTCATAACTTCCTATACCCCCTATCAAGCGGAGATAAGCCAGGGAATGCTGCAGGCACTTTTTGAGTACCAGAGTTTGATCGGAGAGCTGGTAGGACTGGAGATTGTAAATGCCTCGATGTATGACTGGGGAACTGCACTCGGTGAAGCGGCAAGAATGGCAGCAAGGGTTAAGAAAAAGAACAAATTCGTGGTTCCAAAGCATCTTCATCCGGAAAGAAATAAGGTTCTCAAGACCTTTGTAGAAGGAGCGGACATGGAGATAAAATACGTAAAATGGAATGAAAAGGGACAGATTGATCTTGAGGATCTGAAGGAAAAGGTAAAAGATGCCGCCGGAGTTTACGTTGAGCTTCCCAACTTCTTTGGAATAATCGAAGAACAGGTAAAAGAAATTGGAGAGATTGCTCATGAAAACGACGCCCTATTTGTTGTAGGAGTAGACCCAACGATTTTGGGAGTAATAGAAGCACCAGGTAACTTAGGAGCTGACATTGTGGTTGGTGAGGCGTCTTTCCTCGGAAGTGCATTAAACTTCGGAGGCCCAAGAGCGGGTATATTCGCCACTAAAAATGAAAGAGCCCTCGTAAGACAGATGCCAGGAAGAATTATTGGAATGACGAAAGATGCAGAAGGCAAAAGGGCTTTTGTCATGACACTTCAAACAAGGGAACAGCACATAAGGAGGGCAAAGGCAACATCAAACATTTGTTCAAATGAGGCCCTTGTAGCAGTTGCAGCTGCAATTCACCTAGCTTCCCTTGGGCCAAAGGGACTGCAGAAGCTTGGAGAAATAATCCTGAAGAACACGGCGTATTTCAAGAAGAGATTAAGTGAAGTCGCTGAAATACCGTTTGATGCAATCAACTTCAAGGATGTTCCAGCTAAATTCGAGATTCCCTACTCGGTTATCCATGAGAGACTCCTCGAAAAAGGAATACACGGTGGTTTCTACCTAAAACCACACTTCCCGGAGCTCGGCGAGAGTGTCCTATTGGCAGTGACTGAAACAACCAGGAGAGAATGGATAGATGCACTCATAGAGAATGTTAGAGAGATAATAAACGAGGCGGAGCTGTGA